Proteins from a genomic interval of Antedon mediterranea chromosome 5, ecAntMedi1.1, whole genome shotgun sequence:
- the LOC140048534 gene encoding integrin beta-6-like isoform X1, translating into MNMQCSCPYQGHSTVRRDNPCFLEGDFCEQPYGFRNVIPLVDDINLFERTLKDQTFSRSLDRPEGGLDALMQATVCRVSNFTYLLIGSLYAKLT; encoded by the exons ATGAATATGCAATGTAGTTGTCCATATCAGGGACATTCAACTGTACG ACGTGACAATCCATGTTTTCTAGAGGGAGATTTTTGTGAACAACCTTATGGTTTTAGAAATGTCATTCCACTGGTTgatgatattaatttatttgag agaacACTTAAAGATCAAACCTTTTCAAGGAGTCTTGATAGACCCGAGGGTGGACTTGATGCCCTGATGCAAGCTACTGTCTGCAGGGTATCTAATTTTACCTATTTACTTATTGGTAGTTTGTATGCTAAATTAACCTAA
- the LOC140048534 gene encoding integrin beta-6-like isoform X2, which produces MNMQCSCPYQRNSTVRRDNPCFLEGDFCEQPYGFRNVIPLVDDINLFERTLKDQTFSRSLDRPEGGLDALMQATVCRVSNFTYLLIGSLYAKLT; this is translated from the exons ATGAATATGCAATGTAGTTGTCCATATCAGAGAAATTCAACTGTACG ACGTGACAATCCATGTTTTCTAGAGGGAGATTTTTGTGAACAACCTTATGGTTTTAGAAATGTCATTCCACTGGTTgatgatattaatttatttgag agaacACTTAAAGATCAAACCTTTTCAAGGAGTCTTGATAGACCCGAGGGTGGACTTGATGCCCTGATGCAAGCTACTGTCTGCAGGGTATCTAATTTTACCTATTTACTTATTGGTAGTTTGTATGCTAAATTAACCTAA
- the LOC140048534 gene encoding integrin beta-6-like isoform X3 codes for MNMQCSCPYQGHSTVRRDNPCFLEGDFCEQPYGFRNVIPLVDDINLFERTLKDQTFSRSLDRPEGGLDALMQATVCREHIGWRNYSRHFIIYE; via the exons ATGAATATGCAATGTAGTTGTCCATATCAGGGACATTCAACTGTACG ACGTGACAATCCATGTTTTCTAGAGGGAGATTTTTGTGAACAACCTTATGGTTTTAGAAATGTCATTCCACTGGTTgatgatattaatttatttgag agaacACTTAAAGATCAAACCTTTTCAAGGAGTCTTGATAGACCCGAGGGTGGACTTGATGCCCTGATGCAAGCTACTGTCTGCAGG GAGCATATTGGTTGGCGTAATTATTcaagacattttattatttatgagtGA